From the Equus przewalskii isolate Varuska chromosome 19, EquPr2, whole genome shotgun sequence genome, one window contains:
- the LOC103540229 gene encoding putative olfactory receptor 2W6 — MEKDNTSSFEGFFLVGFSDRPHLELILFVVVLSFYLLTLLGNMTIILLSALDSRLHTPMYFFLANLSFLDMCFTTGSIPQMLYNLWGPDKTISYLGCAIQLYFVLALGGVECVLLAVMAYDRYAAVCKPLHYTVIMHPRLCGQLASVAWLSGFSNSLIMAPQTLMLPRCGHMRVDHFLCEMPALIGMACVDTMTLQALAFALAIFIILAPLFLILISYGYIAGAVFRIKSAAGRKKAFNTCSSHLIVVSLFYGTIIYMYLQPANTYSQDQGKFLTLFYTIVTPSVNPLIYTLRNKDVKEAMKKVLGKGSAEA, encoded by the coding sequence ATGGAAAAGGACAACACAAGTTCTTTTGAAGGCTTCTTCCTGGTCGGCTTCTCTGACCGTCCCCACCTAGAGCTGATCCTCTTTGTGGTTGTCCTCTCTTTTTATCTGCTGACTCTTCTTGGCAACATGACCATCATCTTGCTTTCTGCTCTGGATTCCCGGCTGCACACACCAATGTATTTCTTTTTGGCCAATCTCTCATTTCTAGACATGTGTTTCACCACAGGCTCCATCCCTCAGATGCTCTACAACCTTTGGGGTCCAGATAAGACCATCAGCTATCTGGGTTGTGCCATCCAGCTCTACTTTGTCCTGGCTCTGGGAGGGGTGGAGTGTGTCCTCCTGGCTGTCATGGCATATGACCGCTATGCTGCAGTCTGCAAACCCCTGCACTACACTGTCATCATGCACCCACGTCTCTGTGGGCAGCTGGCTTCAGTGGCATGGCTGAGTGGCTTCAGCAATTCTCTCATAATGGCACCCCAGACATTGATGCTACCCCGCTGTGGGCACATGCGAGTGGACCACTTTCTCTGTGAGATGCCAGCACTAATTGGCATGGCTTGTGTAGATACCATGACCCTTCAGGCACTGGCATTTGCCTTGGCAATCTTTATCATCCTGGCACCactcttcctcatcctcatctCTTATGGTTATATTGCAGGAGCAGTCTTTAGGATCAAGTCAGCTGCCGGGCGAAAAAAAGCCTTCAACACCTGTAGCTCCCACTTAATTGTTGTCTCGCTCTTCTATGGTACCATCATATACATGTACCTCCAGCCGGCAAACACTTATTCCCAGGATCAGGGCAAGTTCCTTACTCTTTTCTACACAATTGTCACTCCCAGTGTCAACCCCCTGATCTATACACTGAGAAACAAAGATGTTAAAGAGGCCATGAAGAAGGTGCTAGGGAAGGGGAGTGCAGAAGCTTAG